The Priestia megaterium NBRC 15308 = ATCC 14581 region TCGCTACAGCTTTGCTGACTGCATCTAAAATTAAATTTCCAGATAAAGATTTTCCACTTTGAATATAGTTTTGAAGCAGCACTGCATCTCCGCCTGTTAAACCTGTAACAGACTGTACCCCTTTTAAACCGCGTTCAACCGCTTCTTCCATAACCGTTAAGTTCCGGTCCATTTTTTCCATGATTTCTTCACGAGTAACTCCCGTGATATCTATTTCCTGTTGAATCATAATCTCTGCAATTTTTACATTTTGACTTTCTGCTAATTCTACTAGTTCTGCTACGTTTCGAAACATATAGTAACCTCCGCTATCATTCTGTCTTATTTTCACTTTAGAATCATCTATAATCACTCGGCTCCAGTTATTCTCTCAAGCCGGTCCTATTCGCTCTATCCTACTCAACCATTCTTGTTACTTGAATAATGTGAGGCAATGTTTTTAACTCTTCAATTACATCATCTTCAATATTCGTATCCATTTCAATTGCCATGAGCGCTACTTCTCCGCGCTCTTTGCGAGATACTTCCATATGTCCGATATTAATTGAGTGTTTCATCAAAATATTCGTAACGGTCGCAATGGCACCAAATCGGTCATTATGCACAACGAGAATAGCTGGATTCATGCCTGATAAATTTAATTCAAATCCGTTCAGCTCCGTAATTTGAATTTTTCCTCCACCAATTGAAATTCCAACAACTTCAATTTCCTTTAATCCGTCGCTCATTTTGATGCGAGCAGTATTCGGATGATCTGTGATTGCCGCTTCCTCAACAAATGTGACGTCCATTCCTTCTTTTTTAGCTAAGTCCAAAGATTGCGGAATACGCTGGTCGAACGTATCAAAATCTAAAATACCGCCAATCAGCGCTACGTCTGTTCCGTGCCCTTTATACGTTTGAGCAAAAGAACCGTACAGTGAAACCACAACTTTTGTGGGCTGCTTGCCAAAAAGCGTTCGTGCAACGCGTCCAATACGCGCTGCACCAGCTGTATGTGAGCTAGATGGTCCAATCATTACCGGACCAATAATATCAAAGACAGATTTATATTTCATAAGGATTTTCCCCCTGCTATTTAGACATTGTTATTACTTATATGTTACTTGAGCTTTTGACTTTTTGGAAGCTTTGTTTCACGCTCTTAAAAAATTTAAAAATTCTCATTTTTATTAGGGACTCACGTACAAAAAAAGCGGTGTATTTATCCATAAAAATAAGATAAGCACACCGCTTTTTTTACTATATTATGCAGGAAAAGATGAATTACTTAAGCTGCTTCTTGCTCGGAAGCTACATCGTCTACTGTTTTAATTTTAAAGTTTTTAAAAACAACTGAACCTATAAACCCAGCTAATGCTCCCGCTAGTGCGCAAAGTACTGCACAAATTGTGACCTTCATAGGGTCATTAAACCCAAACATCACTGCAAGTCCTGCGATTGGCGTTGCCGTGCCTGCAGCATCATTTACCAATCCGAACAGAGCCACAACCACACCGGCTAGTGCACCTCCAACAAAGTTTGTAATGTAGATAGGAATCGGATTTGCTGAAATAATATTCGCTTGTGTTAAAGGTTCAACTGCAACTGAAATGGTTGTACGACGATCCCCAATTTTTAATCGATCAAACAGCACATAGTTCATGAAAGAAGAACCAAACACAGCAAGAGCTCCAATCGCCATAGGCAATCCCGTTAACCCTAGCATAGCCGTTAAAGCCATTGAGCTAAGCGGAGCCGTTGCTACTACTGTGATAACTCCGCCTAAAATAATTCCCATTAAAATAGGGCTAGCACTTGTTGTGTCTTTGATAATTCCTCCAATATTTAAAAGCGTCGCATCTACAATAGGTGAGAATGCATTACCAATTAATCTTGTTAAAGGTGCTGCAATTAAGATGTTCCCTAATAAGTCTAGACCAGCAGGTGCCTTTTTCTCAATAAATTTCACTACAAATGCCATGAGGTATCCCGCAAAAAATCCAGGGAGCAAGCCTAGCCCTGAACACACCACCCCCATCATAAGAGCATATACAGGAGATACGCCTAACGCCAAAGCAACTAATGCTGCCGCCGCAACTCCTCCCATTCCTCCTGCAGCCTTTCCAACTTCACCCAGGAATGAAATACCTAGTAAATCTCCTCCTACATATGACTGAAAGGCCTCTACGAGAAACGCAGCTACCGCTCCGCTTGCCAGCGCCCCCATTGCTTTCATGCCATAAGGTGCCTTGTTGCTAAACAACCAAAATAAAAATAAAACTAATAATAATAAACCTGTTCCTTTTAAAATATCCACTGTTGTCTCTCCTCTCATGCTGTTTTCTTACACATTTGACTTAATCAGTTTTCAAAACTACCATATAAACGGGTTCTTTTCAACTAATATACCTAATATACCGAACAATTACAACAATTAATAATAAAATAGTTCGTATTCCACTTAAAAAAACACAAAAAAAGAAGCGCCCCTCGGGAGGGATGCTTCTTTTTTGGCTATTCAATTGCAAAAATGTAAGAATATAAAGGTTGATCTCCTTTATGAAGCTCTACCTCAACTTCTTCAAACGTTTCTTCTACAAAAGATGTTAGCGCTTCAGCTTCATCGTCTGAGACATCCTCTCCTTGAAGAATTGTAAGGATTTCCGCTTCGTCATCAATCATATAAGTCAATAGCTTTTTTGCTGCTTCTAATTTCTCTGAATCTTTTACAACGATTTTCTTTTCGGCAATACCCATAAAATCGCCTTTAGCTAATTCAAGACCATCAATATTTGTATCGCGAACTGCATACGTTACTTGTCCTGTTTTCACGTGCTGTAGAGCTTCAGTCATTACTTCCTCGTTTTCTTTTAAGCTTTGCTGAGGATTAAATGATAGCAGCGCTGTCATTCCTTGAGGAACCGTTTTAGACGGGACAACCGAAACGTGACTGCCGACAACAGCAGCCGCTTGGTTAGCAGCCATCACAATATTTCCGTTATTAGGTAAAATCAGTACCTGTTCAGCATTTGTTTCTTCAATCGCTTTGACAATATCCTCCGTACTTGGATTCATTGTTTGTCCGCCTTCAATAACAACCGTTGCCCCAAGGCTCTTGAACAATTCAGCAATTCCTTTTCCCATTGACACAGTAACAATGCCAAAGGGCTGTTTTTCAGCATTTTTTACTGCAGGCTTTTCTTCACCTGAAACAATGCTGCTATGCTGTTCTCTCATGTTTTCAATCTTCATTTTAATTAAACTTCCATACTGCTGCCCGTAGTTTAACACTTCTCCAGGATGCTCAGCGTGAATATGAACTTTCACGATTTCATCATCAGATACTACAAGCAATGAGTCGCCCCATTTGCTTAAGTCTTGACGAAACGTTTCTTCAGAAAATGTTTTAGCTGCAGGCTTATCCTCTTCCAGCCTTACCATAAATTCTGTACAATAGCCAAATTCAATATCTTCTGTATTCATATAGCTTTGTGCATGCTTATGATGCTCAGCATTTACGAGTTCATTCATCGAAGGAGCTGACATGGGTACACCCGGAAGTTTTTCACCTTTTAATTCAGCTAAAAACCCTTCATAAATTAAAACAAGCCCTTGACCTCCGCTATCCACTACGCCTACTTCTTTTAACACGGGTAAAAGATCTGGCGTGCGATTTAACGAAGCATTAGCTTCCTTAAGTACTTCTTCCATGAACAGAATCATATCAGGTTGCTTTTTAGCAACAGCCGCTGCTTTTTTAGCAGTATCCTTAGCTACTGTTAAAATGGTTCCTTCGATTGGTTTCATAACAGCTTTATAAGCAGTTTCTACCCCAAGCTCAAGAGCTTCAGCAAACTCAACTGTTGTAATCGCTGACTTTTGCTCAACCGATTTCGCAAAACCGCGGAATAATTGAGATAAAATAACTCCTGAATTACCGCGCGCCCCCATCAATAAGCCCTTAGACAAAGCTTGACTCACTTGGCCGATGTGATCAGATAGTTTATTTTTTACTTCTTTAGCACCAGACGTAATCGATAAGTTCATATTTGTTCCAGTATCACCATCTGGTACAGGAAAAACGTTCAGCGCATCTACATAATCTGCATTGTTAGATAGATGCTGGGCTCCTTGAAGCACCATTTCTCTAAACCGCTTTCCGTCCAACGTTGTCATTGACACGAATCTTCCTCCTTAATTAAACGTTCGTTACACGAACACCCTGCACATAAATATTTACTGAATCAACCGTTAAACCAACCGTTTGTTCCAGTGTGTATTTTACTTTTGTTTGCACATTATGAGCAATTTCAGAAATTTTTGTTCCATAGCTTACGATAATGTACATGTCGATATGTACGTCATCCTCTTCTTGTCTTACCACAATACCTCGTGTAAAGTTTTCTTTGCGAAGAATTTCTGTAAGACCATCTTTAAGCTGATTTTTTGAAGCCATTCCCACAATCCCGTAACAATCAACAGCTGCTCCTCCAGCAATTGTTGCAATTACATCTGTAGAGATATCAATTTGACCATACTTCGTTTTCATTTCGATGGACATACTCGTTCCCCTTTCTACTTTCATAGGTTATAAATATTCTACTATAATCAATCTCGTTTTAAAAGAGGCGTCCAGCTTGTCCCTTTTAAAGATGACAGTATTAGGTATCAACTTGTCTTAAAATGAGTAATAGCCCAAGTTATACCTATTTCTACTCTCTATATTATTGAACATAGATTCATTTTATATGTCAAGGAAAATTTCTTGAAAGCTTTTCTCCAGAACTATTGCATTCTCTGTAAGGCTGTGATAAATTAATATAGTATTTCTCAAAACAGAATTGAGTAGTTTTTTTGGTGTTAGGAGGGAAAATCATGGCACGCAAATGTGTAGTAACTGGTAGAAAAGCTCGTTCAGGTAACGCACGTTCTCACGCAATGAACGCTACTAAGCGTAAATGGGGTGCTAACGTTCAAAAAGTACGTATCTTAGTGAACGGTAAACCAAAACGTGTGTACGTTTCAGCTAGAGCCCTTAAGTCTGGTAAAGTTCAACGCGTTTAATCTTTATAATGAAAAAGCACCATATTTTATGGTGCTTCTTTTATTATTCCAGCGTTGTTAATCTTTTTTGAACGAATTAAGCATGACCTTTACGATGCCACCTAAAAACTTTGGAAGTTTGATTGTATAGAATTTCATACTGTCCCTCCTAACCGTCTCCACACTTTATCTCCTTTTAAAGAAAGCCCTATGTCCTGCTCTCATTTTCCATACTTCATCACAAGCAACGTTTATCATTGCTTCTTACCATCATTAATATGCCTTTTGTAAATGAAAAAGTACCTCTTTGTTGAATAAGTTCATTGCTAATACATAAAGTTGAGCCGAGTTCTACTTCATGCTTATTGAGCGGATATTTGAAACCTTCTAGCGTAAGCTCTTTTACACCGCCTGCAAAAGGAACGAATGAAATATAGTGAAACTCCTTTAAACGATCAACATGATAAGTGCCTGGTTCAAACAATTGAATGATATTTTGATTGTCAATCATTTGTACATTCGCTTTCTCTTTTAACCCTTTGTACAGGAGCTGAATGCTTCCAAACATGTGGTCAAGCCTTCCACCTGTTGCTCCAAAGATACAAATACTTTCCGGTTTTTGCCCTATTGCCCACTCAAAAGCAAGTTCCAAATCCGTTGCATCTTTTTCTGCAGGATACAATTCAACATCTTGTAATGCTTCTCTCACTAGCTTAAGCTGTGCATTTGTAATGGAATCAAAATCTCCAAATGCTTTTACGGGCAAAATGTCTTGCTGAAGAAGAAGGAATACGCCGCGGTCTACTCCTACCCACTTTACATCGTTTGACTGGTGCAGGGGCGGCATATGTTCATCCGGTCCCCCTGCTAGAATATGAATTTTCATTATGTATATGCTCCTTTTCTATTAAAAAATGAACGAAATAAATATGTTTTCTTTATCCTAAAAGAAAAAGCTGCTGTGTACAAGTTCTACTCGTTGTACACAGCAGCTTTTATTACTTACGCTTGAACAGTTGTGCGAATTTGACTAATTGCGCCAGCTCGGTCTTCTTGGTTATAAATAGCTGAGCCAGCCACTAAGACATTTGCTCCTGCTTCCACACATTTTCTTGCTGTTTCTTCATTAATTCCTCCATCAACCTCTACTTCAATAGAAAGGTGACGAATTTCAATAAGCTGAGAGATTTGCTCAATTTTCGGCAGTACATTTGGAATGAAGTTTTGCCCTCCAAAGCCTGGGTTCACCGTCATTAATAAAATAAGATCGATATCTTCTAAGATATGCTTTACCACGTCAATTGGCGTTGCAGGATTTAAAGCAACGCCTGCTTTCATGCCGTGTTCTTTGATTAATTGAATGGTGCGGTGCAAATGAGTACACGCTTCAGCATGTACCGTTAAAATATCAGCACCTGCCTTTGCAAACATTGGAACGTATTGATCTGGGTTTTCAATCATTAAATGCACATCTAATGGCAGTGTTGTGACAGGGCGTACAGCCTCAACGATAAGCGGTCCAATTGTAATATTAGGAACAAAATGGCCATCCATAACGTCGATATGGATGTAGTCTGCTCCACCTGCTTCAACTTCACGAATTTCTTCAGCAAGCTTTGAAAAATTGGCAGATAAAATGGAAGGTGCGATTTTTGTCATTTTTAATACCTCGGCTTTCTTTGCTTAATTTCCTCAATAAATTGCAAGTAATGTTCGTAGCGATAACTCGGAATTTCTTTTTGTTCGTATGCTTCTTTCACCGCACATTTCGGTTCTTTCACATGCAAACAACCTCGAAATTTACACTGTTCACTCAAACGCGACATTTCAGGAAAACAATGGGTTAACTCTTCTACTTCTAACGTTAAAAATTCCAGTGAGCTAAAGCCTGGCGTATCGGCTACTAAACCTTCACCAAACGAAATCAGTTCTACATGACGTGTTGTATGCTTTCCTCTTCCAAGTGACATTGAAATATCATTTGTCTTTAACTCAAGCTCTGGTTTAAGTGTATTTAACAATGAAGATTTACCTACACCTGACTGTCCGGCAATAACCGTTACGCGATCTTCAAATAACGGCTGAATTTGTTCCATGCCTTTTTCTGTGACTGTCGACGTTAAAATGACCTCATATCCTATTTTACGATATTCTTCGGCATATTGCTCGATTTCTTGCTTTTGCTGCTGTGATAAAAGATCTACTTTTGAAATACAAATAATAGGTTCAATATGATTAGACTCCACTAACACTAAAAATCGGTCAAGAAGCATCGTGCTAAAATCAGGTTCAATCGCTGAAAAAACAAGCAGCGCCTGATCAACATTTGAAATTGGGGGACGAACTAATTCATTTTTACGTTCTTTAATTTCAAGTATATATCCTTCAAGCTTATTTTCTGCCTGAAATACTACATTGTCACCGACTAAAGGCGTTACTTTCTTTTTACGAAAAACACCTCGTCCTCGACATTGCGTTACTTGTCCGTCATGAAGAACATAATAAAATCCGCTAAGGGATTTAATAATTCTTCCTTCTGGCATAACCTCACTCCTATCACTCTGGATATTCAACGTCTTTTTCTTCAATAACTTCCCCGTCTCGGACAATTTTATAAGACGCTTTTTCATTTTCATCAACTAAAACATCGAACGATTCTTTTGTTGTTTCAGTAATCGTTAGTTCCTTAGCAGGAACGGACATATCGTTATCTGCATCTTCGATATAAATTTGTACTTTTTGCGGCTTTGGCTTTTCCTCTTCTGTTCCGGTGGCATCGCCTGTTTCCGTTGCGTCGCCTTGTTCCGTGCTTGCTTCGGTGTCAGTCTCTTCTTTATACGGAATAGTCACATCCACTGATACCGTTTGAGGAGCTTTTGGCTCCTTGCCCATTGAGACCGTAATGGTGAGCTTATCACCTTGCTCGATACTCTGCTCCGCTGCAGGCTTTTG contains the following coding sequences:
- the sdaAB gene encoding L-serine ammonia-lyase, iron-sulfur-dependent subunit beta translates to MKYKSVFDIIGPVMIGPSSSHTAGAARIGRVARTLFGKQPTKVVVSLYGSFAQTYKGHGTDVALIGGILDFDTFDQRIPQSLDLAKKEGMDVTFVEEAAITDHPNTARIKMSDGLKEIEVVGISIGGGKIQITELNGFELNLSGMNPAILVVHNDRFGAIATVTNILMKHSINIGHMEVSRKERGEVALMAIEMDTNIEDDVIEELKTLPHIIQVTRMVE
- a CDS encoding PTS sugar transporter subunit IIC, which encodes MDILKGTGLLLLVLFLFWLFSNKAPYGMKAMGALASGAVAAFLVEAFQSYVGGDLLGISFLGEVGKAAGGMGGVAAAALVALALGVSPVYALMMGVVCSGLGLLPGFFAGYLMAFVVKFIEKKAPAGLDLLGNILIAAPLTRLIGNAFSPIVDATLLNIGGIIKDTTSASPILMGIILGGVITVVATAPLSSMALTAMLGLTGLPMAIGALAVFGSSFMNYVLFDRLKIGDRRTTISVAVEPLTQANIISANPIPIYITNFVGGALAGVVVALFGLVNDAAGTATPIAGLAVMFGFNDPMKVTICAVLCALAGALAGFIGSVVFKNFKIKTVDDVASEQEAA
- a CDS encoding DAK2 domain-containing protein, whose amino-acid sequence is MSMTTLDGKRFREMVLQGAQHLSNNADYVDALNVFPVPDGDTGTNMNLSITSGAKEVKNKLSDHIGQVSQALSKGLLMGARGNSGVILSQLFRGFAKSVEQKSAITTVEFAEALELGVETAYKAVMKPIEGTILTVAKDTAKKAAAVAKKQPDMILFMEEVLKEANASLNRTPDLLPVLKEVGVVDSGGQGLVLIYEGFLAELKGEKLPGVPMSAPSMNELVNAEHHKHAQSYMNTEDIEFGYCTEFMVRLEEDKPAAKTFSEETFRQDLSKWGDSLLVVSDDEIVKVHIHAEHPGEVLNYGQQYGSLIKMKIENMREQHSSIVSGEEKPAVKNAEKQPFGIVTVSMGKGIAELFKSLGATVVIEGGQTMNPSTEDIVKAIEETNAEQVLILPNNGNIVMAANQAAAVVGSHVSVVPSKTVPQGMTALLSFNPQQSLKENEEVMTEALQHVKTGQVTYAVRDTNIDGLELAKGDFMGIAEKKIVVKDSEKLEAAKKLLTYMIDDEAEILTILQGEDVSDDEAEALTSFVEETFEEVEVELHKGDQPLYSYIFAIE
- a CDS encoding Asp23/Gls24 family envelope stress response protein; this encodes MSIEMKTKYGQIDISTDVIATIAGGAAVDCYGIVGMASKNQLKDGLTEILRKENFTRGIVVRQEEDDVHIDMYIIVSYGTKISEIAHNVQTKVKYTLEQTVGLTVDSVNIYVQGVRVTNV
- the rpmB gene encoding 50S ribosomal protein L28; amino-acid sequence: MARKCVVTGRKARSGNARSHAMNATKRKWGANVQKVRILVNGKPKRVYVSARALKSGKVQRV
- the spoVM gene encoding stage V sporulation protein SpoVM; its protein translation is MKFYTIKLPKFLGGIVKVMLNSFKKD
- a CDS encoding thiamine diphosphokinase; amino-acid sequence: MKIHILAGGPDEHMPPLHQSNDVKWVGVDRGVFLLLQQDILPVKAFGDFDSITNAQLKLVREALQDVELYPAEKDATDLELAFEWAIGQKPESICIFGATGGRLDHMFGSIQLLYKGLKEKANVQMIDNQNIIQLFEPGTYHVDRLKEFHYISFVPFAGGVKELTLEGFKYPLNKHEVELGSTLCISNELIQQRGTFSFTKGILMMVRSNDKRCL
- the rpe gene encoding ribulose-phosphate 3-epimerase, which produces MTKIAPSILSANFSKLAEEIREVEAGGADYIHIDVMDGHFVPNITIGPLIVEAVRPVTTLPLDVHLMIENPDQYVPMFAKAGADILTVHAEACTHLHRTIQLIKEHGMKAGVALNPATPIDVVKHILEDIDLILLMTVNPGFGGQNFIPNVLPKIEQISQLIEIRHLSIEVEVDGGINEETARKCVEAGANVLVAGSAIYNQEDRAGAISQIRTTVQA
- the rsgA gene encoding ribosome small subunit-dependent GTPase A — its product is MPEGRIIKSLSGFYYVLHDGQVTQCRGRGVFRKKKVTPLVGDNVVFQAENKLEGYILEIKERKNELVRPPISNVDQALLVFSAIEPDFSTMLLDRFLVLVESNHIEPIICISKVDLLSQQQKQEIEQYAEEYRKIGYEVILTSTVTEKGMEQIQPLFEDRVTVIAGQSGVGKSSLLNTLKPELELKTNDISMSLGRGKHTTRHVELISFGEGLVADTPGFSSLEFLTLEVEELTHCFPEMSRLSEQCKFRGCLHVKEPKCAVKEAYEQKEIPSYRYEHYLQFIEEIKQRKPRY